In one Antennarius striatus isolate MH-2024 chromosome 15, ASM4005453v1, whole genome shotgun sequence genomic region, the following are encoded:
- the parm1 gene encoding uncharacterized protein parm1, with protein sequence MGVSLEILFTCLVLCSSSTTVAQHFSSTTSLQDSGGTIVDSPTTQFTLSTTFDNNLTSTVRMETTAYIQTTASTEERTISEITTKSSTLLSPSVLPPTASFTTQDQDPSTNAASSTTRTQTTTTVNVQPTGTSSSTSTISTQPIGNSSSTSTTGAQPTSTKSSTGNISTQPTGTSSTQLTSTTSNQPNATRDTTSAISTQPIGTSNSTSITSAQFTSTESSTANISTQPTGTSSTQHSVSTNNQPIGTSISTSTTSIEPTITESSTANISTQPTGTSNTQPTSTTANQPITTSDSTSTSSTQPVRTSISTSTTSIKPTITESSTANISTQPVRTSISTSTTSIKPTITESSTANISTQPTGTSNTQPTSTTTNQPITTSDSTSTINTQSTGTSNSTSITSAQLTSTETSTANITTQPTYTSSTQLMSTSSSASTISAQTNNQSSSTTTGITSGGTANTTPDAQQGHKSEGLSSGGIAAIVIVFILVVILLLGGMYYYKIRRVSYGPLLDKDYSDLGNFSNPMYDP encoded by the exons ATGGGGGTCAGCTTGGAAATTCTATTTACAT GTCTAGTGCTGTGCTCCTCCTCTACAACAGTAGCACAACACTTTTCCTCCACAACATCTCTACAAGACTCTGGAGGCACAATTGTGGATTCACCAACTACACAGTTTACCTTGTCAACTACTTTTGACAATAATCTCACCAGCACAGTTAGAATGGAGACAACAGCTTACATACAAACTACAGCCAGCACCGAAGAGCGCACCATTTCTGAAATCACAACTAAGAGTTCCACACTTTTGTCACCTTCTGTCTTACCACCAACTGCATCTTTCACGACTCAGGACCAGGACCCTAGCACAAACGCTGCCAGCAGCACTACCAGGACCCAAACCACCACTACAGTCAATGTTCAACCCACTGGCACAAGCAGTTCCACCAGCACCATCAGTACCCAACCTATTGGCAATAGTAGTTCCACCAGCACCACCGGCGCACAACCCACCAGCACAAAAAGTTCTACCGGCAACATCAGTACCCAACCCACTGGCACAAGCAGTACCCAACTCACCAGCACCACCAGTAACCAACCCAACGCCACAAGAGATACCACCAGCGCGATCAGCACCCAACCCATCGGTACTAGCAAttccaccagcatcaccagtgCCCAATTCACCAGCACAGAAAGTTCTACCGCCAACATCAGTACCCAACCTACTGGTACAAGCAGTACCCAACACAGCGTCTCTACCAATAACCAACCCATTGGCACTAGcatttccaccagcaccaccagtaTCGAACCCACCATCACAGAAAGTTCTACCGCCAACATCAGTACCCAACCCACTGGTACAAGCAATACCCAACCCACCAGCACCACCGCCAACCAACCCATCACCACAAGTGATTCCACCAGCACCAGCAGTACCCAACCCGTTCGCACTAGCATTTCTACTAGCACCACCAGTATCAAACCCACCATCACAGAAAGTTCTACGGCCAACATCAGTACCCAACCCGTTCGCACTAGcatttccaccagcaccaccagtaTCAAACCCACCATCACAGAAAGTTCTACCGCCAACATCAGTACCCAACCCACTGGTACAAGCAATACCCAacccaccagcaccaccaccaaCCAACCCATCACCACAAGTGATTCCACTAGCACCATCAATACCCAGTCCACTGGGACTAGCAAttccaccagcatcaccagtgCGCAACTCACCAGCACAGAAACTTCTACCGCCAACATCACTACTCAACCCACTTACACAAGCAGTACTCAACTCATGAGCACAAGCAGTTCTGCGAGTACCATCAGTGCCCAAACCAACAACCAAAGCAGTTCCACCACCACTGGTATTACATCAGGAGGGACCGCCAATACAACACCAGATGCACAGCAGGGACACAAATCTGAGGGTCTGAGTTCAG gaGGCATCGCTGCCATTGTTATTGTGTTCATCCTAGTTGTCATCTTACTGTTAGGAGGGATGTACTACTACAAGATTCG ACGTGTCTCCTATGGGCCACTTCTAGACAAGGACTACAGCGATTTAGGAAACTTCAGCAACCCCATGTATGATCCTTGA